A stretch of DNA from Microvirgula aerodenitrificans DSM 15089:
CGCGGCAGCCACAGCGGCAGCGCCACGGCGTCGCCGTTCATGACCTGCGAGCGGAACATCAGCTCGGTCAGGCCGGCGAAGTTCAGCGTGCAGGCGGCATCGCAATGCGGGCTGTCGGCCCACTCTCGCCACAGCCGTTCGGTGGTGCGCTGCCAGTCCATTGCCCATTCGGCGCTCTGGCCCAGGGCGCGGTAGTCCGGCAGTGCCGACAGTCGCAGGCCGACGCCGACGACGTTGTCGACCAGGGTCTGCACGCCGGCGGCGGCGATGCCGTTGTTCCGGGTCAGGTCGCGGCTGCGTGACACCAGGGTGCCGAGTTCCGGCAGCAGGTCGGCGTCGGCGCTGGCGCGGATCGGCAGCCAACTGGCCAGTTGCTGGCTGGTGGTCGACGCGCCCTGGTGGGACACGGCGCCGAGGCGCGGCATGGGCGATTTCTCCAGCCGTTTTCGGGTGCGTTGTCCCATGTGTGTCCTCTCAGAAGTGGATGTTCAGGGCGCGGCGGCCACTGCCGCGTCCTTCGGCCTTGGCGATGTCGGCCCGCAGGTCAGTGATGTAGCGGTCGAGCTTGCCGATGTCGGCCCGGGTGTAAGTGATGTCGGTACCGCCGCGGCTGATGCGTTCGCGCATCGAGCCGGTCAGCAGTTTGTGGCGCGCGGTTTCGGCCTCGATCAGGCGATTGCGCAGCAGGGTGGTATCCATCAGTCCTCCAGCATCGAGCTTGCTTCCAGCGGCTCGAAGTCGTCGTCGTTGTCTTCGGGGTCGGGCGGTTCGTCGGTGAC
This window harbors:
- the gpW gene encoding gpW family head-tail joining protein, coding for MDTTLLRNRLIEAETARHKLLTGSMRERISRGGTDITYTRADIGKLDRYITDLRADIAKAEGRGSGRRALNIHF